GGGACCGCTTCGTTCATGCCGAGCATTAGAAACGGATCATGTGTGAGATCAAAAGTTCCGTTTAAAAACAGCTCCCCATCCTCTGGAGAGGTGATTCCTCTGGCGGCCATTAAAGAGGCTATCAGCGGAGAGACCGACAGTTCTTTTGCGAGCTGCCCAGATATCTCTGCATCAGCCGAAAGCGTTCGCCATTCATATTTGGAATACAGCACAATAGTTCACCTTTCTTCCTGCTTCCATACCGCTTTGCCAGTTTGTCCTAATGTACAATTACTGTGGTAATGTCGGCAGATCGTTGTCCATCAAATCATAATTCGATTTGTATGGATAGCCAGGCTCGTAAGGAACTACACTCACGTTCGCTTCCGTAACATGTATAAATCGGTGCAGCAGCAGCTTTCGAATCCTGTCCGCAATCTCATGAGCTTCCCAGACGGTTATACGCGGATTCACACTGACCTTCACATCGAGGCTTATCTGACGCACTTGTCCATGCTCCTGCACCTTTAAATCTTCGATTGTGATGACGCCATGGACGCGCTGTATAGTATCGAGATAATCGGCGCACTTCTCGTGACGAGGTTCCTCCGGCAAAGTACCATACACCGAACGAACAATAAGAATATAACCCTTTCTGAGCACTAACCCTGATACGATAAGTGCTGCAATGGAATCCATATATAACAGAGCCTGCATTTCAAAATATGCTCCTGCCATCGTGAGGAACACGCTGATCAGGACAGTTAACGAAGAGTATAAACCGAATCGATAGTTTTCAGAGTGGACTTCAAACCGGCGGTCATTGTTTTTCTTGGACTGACGATACTGGTATTGAAAAACAGCCTGATTCACAGCGAGCGATACTAATACAGCTATAAGTGCCAACCGACCCGGAGCCTCCGGTGTTCCAGATGAGAGATCCTTTAAGGCAGATACGGCAATTTGAAGTCCGCTCATTAATATGATTACCGAAAATAAGATAGAGATAAAAGGTTCAGCCTGTTGTCCCGAAGACCTCATCCCATTACCTTTAGATAGCTTCCGTCCTCTAAACCAAGGTATACGGTCCGCAAGCAATGTGGCTGCGTTAGCCGCTGAATGCAGTGCATCACCCATAAGAGCTCTGCTTCCAGAGAAATACCCGGCAGCTCCTTTTCCAATTGCCACAGTAAAATCACTTATAATTCCGGTCCAAACAGCTGTATCTGTATGAGACAAGCGTTCGTTATTCACATGAGGCCCCCCTCAGATATGCTCTATAGCAGCCATACACCGATAACTTAGAAAGCCGCGTCGCCTACGACGCGGCTTTCATTTTTAATAAATGTTAACTGACCTTTTAACACATATTCCTTACTGCCAATCTTAGATATCTGCTTTAGATGGCTTCGGGGCTTTAGGTTTTCCGACATTTTTACCCTTCAGCAGCAGCCACAGCGGGCTTGCAATAAAGATCGAGGAATACGCACCGAACAGCAGACCGATAACGATAGCCAGTGAGAACATCTGTATTGACTCGCCGCCAAGTATGAGCATGAAGAACGCCGCAATAAATACCGACAGCGCAGTATACAAGGAGCGGGCAATCGTTTGAGACAAGCTCCGGTTGACCAGCTCAACGAGATCGGAATGCTTTTTGAGCTTAGCGAAACGCATATTTTCACGGATCCGGTCAAATATAACGATAGTATCGTTAATGGAATAACCGATGATCGTCAAAATAGCGATGATGAAAGTTATATTCACTTCCAAGCGGAAAATCGAGAACACACTGATAACGACAAAGGCGTCATGCAATAGTGCTATGATCGCAGCAATGGCAAAACGCCATTCGAAGCGAATACTTACATAAATGATGATCCCGACACAAGACAGCAGCACTGCATAAACTGCATTTAGCCCTAATTCTTTCGCCATCTCAGGATCAACCGTATTTACCTCCATTGACGCTGACTTGTCCAGCTTTTGAATACCAGCCTTCAAAGCTAGATCCTGAGGCTCAGTCAGCACCTGACTGAATCGGATATTCACCCGATCGTTACCCGGTGTAATGCTTGCATCTTCTCCAATACCCGCTTCCTTCAAAATGGGTTCGAGTTGTTCCACAGTAAGCGTCTTGGATGTAGTAATGTCCACATTAGAGCCGGAACGGAAGTCAACACCGTAATTCAGACCAACCGAAGCAAGGAAAATCGCACCCACAATGGTAAGAATAATGGAGAATGTATAGAAATACCGGCTGGCACCTACAAAGTTAAATTTTTTAAAGTGCACGTATGTCACTCTCCTTTACGCCAAAATGCTTCGGTTTGCTAGCCCAACCGATCTTAACTAGCAGATTGAGCAAGAAACGGGAGAAGTATACGTTCGTGGCAATACTCATGATAATCTCCAAGATAAGCACAATCGCAAAGCCTTTGACAGCACCTGTACCAAATCCAAACATAACCGCTGCAACGATAATTGTCGTTACATTGGAATCCATAATTGTACGGAATGAGGATTTACCACCCACTTTGACGGATGATGCGATACTCTTACCGCTGCGCATTTCTTCGCGGATACGTTCGTAAGTGATGATGTTGGCGTCAACTGCCATCCCGATACCCAGAATAAATGCGGCAATACCAGGCAAGGTTAGTGTAAAGTTAGCTAAAACGAAAATCAGAATAAGGAGCCAAGTATGCAAAATAAGCGCAAAGCTGGCAAGCAAACCTGGAATACGATACATACCAATCATAAAGATCAGGATTAACGCAGAAGCAATTAACCCCGCTTCTAAAGTTTTAGTAAGAGATTCCATCCCCAATGTAGCGCCTACGCTTTGAGAGTATTTCTCCGTCA
Above is a window of Paenibacillus uliginis N3/975 DNA encoding:
- a CDS encoding cation diffusion facilitator family transporter, encoding MNNERLSHTDTAVWTGIISDFTVAIGKGAAGYFSGSRALMGDALHSAANAATLLADRIPWFRGRKLSKGNGMRSSGQQAEPFISILFSVIILMSGLQIAVSALKDLSSGTPEAPGRLALIAVLVSLAVNQAVFQYQYRQSKKNNDRRFEVHSENYRFGLYSSLTVLISVFLTMAGAYFEMQALLYMDSIAALIVSGLVLRKGYILIVRSVYGTLPEEPRHEKCADYLDTIQRVHGVITIEDLKVQEHGQVRQISLDVKVSVNPRITVWEAHEIADRIRKLLLHRFIHVTEANVSVVPYEPGYPYKSNYDLMDNDLPTLPQ
- the secF gene encoding protein translocase subunit SecF, yielding MHFKKFNFVGASRYFYTFSIILTIVGAIFLASVGLNYGVDFRSGSNVDITTSKTLTVEQLEPILKEAGIGEDASITPGNDRVNIRFSQVLTEPQDLALKAGIQKLDKSASMEVNTVDPEMAKELGLNAVYAVLLSCVGIIIYVSIRFEWRFAIAAIIALLHDAFVVISVFSIFRLEVNITFIIAILTIIGYSINDTIVIFDRIRENMRFAKLKKHSDLVELVNRSLSQTIARSLYTALSVFIAAFFMLILGGESIQMFSLAIVIGLLFGAYSSIFIASPLWLLLKGKNVGKPKAPKPSKADI